A part of Paenibacillus sp. sptzw28 genomic DNA contains:
- a CDS encoding extracellular solute-binding protein — protein sequence MRLKKTWLTLLALTLVITLLAGCSGNKAKNESANTNSGTPGDKEQAANVYKEKYDPPVTISTVWGVDPALTFKNNETIENNVATKWARDTLGIDIKSLWSVTDTNGAFATKLRLAMSSGQEMPDMVMIGDAQLAQDLIDSGMFREVGPLFDQYASDTWKKAMELDKNVWNPYVRDGQKMGIPVLDYAYNHDYMLWIRQDWLDKLGLQAPKTIDELEKVMDAFKNNNPDGLKPDDVVPLSIGFKNSMNTWMGDPSWIFGAYGTIPQQWNLGTDGNLEYGSANAGMKQGLQKLNEWFTKRFIPKEAALWDENKTSEPAVAGKAGIIPGPYWMGGWPLSDTVKNVKGAVWKPIAIPAGPDGKAGRHGTNFTNGVVLINKNMKNPEAFFTYENYLFDNFADPQPGSKFDFGLFKGYDYDLDADGKPLFMDKIPGGYVNSIRYLLVRDGARIPDAQMKALLNLADGKEPKTRLEKEVKNNYGAETPAAAKVLLEQKDISFKDMFTGPITPTMKTKMDYLNKIESETFNQIIYGKKPADAFDAFVQTWKSSGGDEITKEVNDWYAGLSK from the coding sequence ATGAGGTTGAAAAAGACATGGCTAACACTGCTTGCATTGACGCTGGTCATAACTCTGCTGGCAGGATGCTCCGGCAATAAGGCCAAGAATGAAAGCGCAAACACGAACTCCGGCACACCCGGGGATAAGGAACAAGCGGCAAACGTCTACAAGGAGAAATATGATCCACCGGTTACCATTTCGACGGTATGGGGTGTAGACCCGGCACTTACATTCAAGAATAACGAGACTATAGAGAATAACGTCGCCACCAAATGGGCCCGCGATACACTGGGCATCGATATCAAATCGCTTTGGTCGGTTACCGATACGAACGGTGCATTCGCCACCAAGCTCAGACTGGCCATGTCCTCCGGACAAGAGATGCCGGACATGGTTATGATCGGCGATGCGCAGCTCGCGCAGGATTTGATCGACTCAGGCATGTTCCGCGAGGTTGGACCGCTGTTCGATCAATATGCGTCGGACACATGGAAGAAAGCGATGGAGCTCGACAAGAACGTGTGGAATCCCTACGTCCGCGACGGACAGAAGATGGGGATACCGGTTCTCGATTACGCATATAACCATGATTATATGCTGTGGATTCGTCAGGACTGGCTGGACAAGCTGGGCCTTCAAGCACCGAAGACGATCGATGAGCTGGAGAAAGTTATGGATGCGTTCAAGAACAACAATCCGGACGGCCTCAAGCCGGATGACGTCGTTCCGCTCAGCATCGGCTTCAAGAATTCAATGAACACCTGGATGGGCGACCCTTCCTGGATATTCGGCGCCTACGGAACGATTCCGCAGCAGTGGAATCTGGGTACCGACGGTAATCTGGAGTACGGTTCGGCTAATGCAGGCATGAAGCAGGGTCTGCAGAAGCTGAATGAATGGTTTACCAAAAGATTTATCCCGAAAGAAGCGGCTCTATGGGATGAGAACAAGACGTCCGAGCCGGCAGTCGCGGGCAAAGCGGGCATCATCCCCGGCCCGTATTGGATGGGCGGATGGCCTTTATCGGATACAGTGAAGAATGTTAAAGGCGCGGTTTGGAAGCCGATCGCGATTCCGGCCGGTCCTGACGGTAAAGCCGGGCGCCACGGCACGAATTTCACGAACGGTGTCGTTCTGATCAATAAAAACATGAAAAACCCGGAAGCCTTCTTCACTTACGAAAACTATTTATTTGACAATTTTGCAGATCCGCAGCCGGGCAGCAAGTTTGATTTCGGCTTGTTCAAAGGCTATGACTACGATCTCGATGCAGACGGCAAACCGCTTTTCATGGATAAAATTCCGGGCGGTTACGTGAACTCCATCCGTTACCTGCTCGTTCGTGACGGCGCCCGTATTCCGGATGCTCAAATGAAGGCGCTGCTGAATCTTGCGGACGGCAAGGAGCCGAAGACCAGGCTGGAGAAAGAAGTGAAAAACAACTACGGTGCCGAAACGCCTGCTGCGGCGAAGGTGCTGCTGGAACAGAAGGACATTTCTTTCAAGGACATGTTTACCGGACCGATTACCCCAACGATGAAGACCAAAATGGACTACCTGAACAAAATCGAAAGCGAAACGTTCAACCAAATCATCTACGGCAAAAAACCGGCCGACGCTTTCGATGCTTTCGTGCAAACATGGAAATCCTCCGGCGGCGATGAAATCACTAAAGAGGTTAACGATTGGTATGCAGGATTGAGCAAATGA
- a CDS encoding sugar ABC transporter permease, with protein sequence MFKKTWPFHLMILPSLLFLIVFSYIPMAGIVMAFQDFKPWLGFTGSDWVGLNNFRYLFERQDSMEVVFNTLIIASLKILFNLLAPFIFALFLNEIRKQVFKRFVQTLVYLPHFLSWVILGGILIDILSSDGGFVNQILHSWFGIGPIFFLGDNDWFRVTVIVSDVWKEFGFGTIVFLAALASINPSLYEAAEVDGAGRLKQTIHITIPSLIPMAVVVGTLALGNILNAGFDQIFNLYNPLVYQKGDIIDTFVYRTAILNGEMGFGTAIGLFKSVIGMVLILLSYRLAYKWANYRIF encoded by the coding sequence ATGTTCAAGAAAACGTGGCCGTTTCATTTAATGATTTTACCGTCTTTATTGTTTTTGATCGTATTCAGCTATATTCCGATGGCAGGCATCGTGATGGCCTTTCAAGATTTCAAGCCGTGGCTCGGATTCACCGGATCCGATTGGGTCGGACTCAATAATTTCCGGTATTTGTTCGAGCGGCAGGATAGTATGGAGGTCGTGTTCAACACCTTGATAATCGCTTCGTTGAAAATCCTCTTCAATCTGCTGGCGCCCTTTATATTCGCGCTGTTCCTCAATGAAATCCGTAAGCAGGTATTCAAGCGGTTTGTCCAGACGCTCGTATATTTGCCGCATTTCCTATCGTGGGTCATCCTTGGGGGCATCCTGATCGACATTCTTTCGTCGGACGGGGGCTTTGTGAATCAGATCCTTCACTCCTGGTTTGGAATCGGACCGATCTTCTTCCTGGGAGATAATGACTGGTTCCGCGTAACCGTTATCGTCTCGGACGTGTGGAAGGAATTCGGCTTCGGCACGATCGTGTTTCTGGCCGCTCTGGCCAGTATCAATCCGTCCCTTTATGAGGCAGCCGAGGTGGACGGAGCCGGCAGGCTCAAGCAAACGATCCACATTACGATTCCTTCTCTGATCCCGATGGCGGTCGTCGTCGGCACGCTGGCTTTGGGCAATATTTTAAATGCGGGCTTTGACCAGATCTTTAATCTGTACAACCCGCTCGTCTACCAGAAAGGCGACATTATCGATACGTTTGTGTACCGTACGGCTATTCTGAACGGCGAAATGGGCTTCGGAACGGCGATCGGCCTCTTCAAGTCCGTTATCGGTATGGTTCTTATTCTTCTTTCGTACAGGCTTGCCTACAAATGGGCTAATTATCGTATTTTCTAG
- a CDS encoding carbohydrate ABC transporter permease, translating to MYHKTLPYRIFNVANIALLLLLSIMCIIPLLHVLAVSFSAKSAADANMVGLWPVNFSLEAYKKTIDNPVFLHSIWVSVKRTVIGTALTLLLAFLAAYPLSKESTVFKARTAYSWIFVFTMVFSGGLVPFYIVIQKLGLMNNFWVLVLPGAVNVYLTILMMNFFRGIPKELEEAALIDGAGHFRTLFRIYLPVSLPAIATLALFSIVFHWNSWFDGLLYINNKEDFPLASFLQTVIIQKDLSSMSIDPKEQALLSQKTVSAAQIFIGALPVLIMYPFLQKYFVKGLVVGSVKE from the coding sequence TTGTATCATAAAACGTTACCATACCGAATCTTCAATGTTGCCAATATCGCCCTGCTGCTGCTTTTGTCGATTATGTGCATCATTCCGCTGCTTCATGTGCTGGCGGTTTCGTTCAGCGCCAAATCGGCGGCGGACGCCAATATGGTCGGGCTATGGCCTGTTAATTTTTCTCTCGAGGCATACAAAAAAACGATCGACAACCCGGTTTTTCTGCATTCCATCTGGGTATCCGTTAAACGAACGGTGATAGGCACCGCTCTAACGCTGCTGCTCGCTTTCCTGGCCGCATATCCGCTTTCCAAGGAGAGCACCGTGTTTAAAGCACGGACCGCTTATTCGTGGATATTCGTATTCACGATGGTTTTCAGCGGCGGTTTGGTTCCTTTCTATATCGTTATACAGAAGCTCGGGCTGATGAATAACTTCTGGGTTCTGGTGCTGCCCGGAGCGGTCAATGTTTATTTAACGATATTGATGATGAATTTCTTCCGCGGCATACCGAAGGAGCTTGAGGAAGCTGCGCTGATCGACGGAGCCGGCCATTTCCGCACACTTTTCCGTATTTATTTGCCGGTATCGCTGCCTGCGATCGCCACGCTTGCACTGTTCAGTATCGTCTTTCACTGGAATTCGTGGTTTGACGGTTTGCTCTATATCAACAACAAGGAGGATTTCCCCCTTGCGAGCTTCCTGCAGACCGTTATTATACAGAAGGACCTCAGTTCAATGAGCATCGATCCGAAGGAGCAGGCGCTGCTGTCGCAGAAGACGGTAAGCGCTGCCCAGATCTTTATCGGGGCGCTTCCCGTTCTAATCATGTACCCGTTCCTGCAGAAGTATTTCGTTAAAGGTCTGGTTGTCGGATCGGTTAAAGAGTAG
- a CDS encoding DinB family protein, with the protein MIHLFQYNWMVRDEWFELCKRIPGEELLRRRIGGAGSILYTLFHIADVEYSWVRGIQGKPDVQVSFEDYKSIPQVRELSDSWKAETASFVQTWTEKLEQELVSVPWSDGRYSKGEILRHVIAHEIHHMGQLSVWVRELGFQPVSANFIGRGLQR; encoded by the coding sequence TTGATACACTTATTTCAATATAACTGGATGGTTAGAGATGAATGGTTTGAATTGTGCAAGCGAATTCCAGGCGAGGAATTGCTCCGTCGACGTATCGGCGGAGCTGGCAGTATTCTGTATACGCTATTTCATATTGCAGATGTGGAGTACAGCTGGGTTCGGGGTATACAAGGTAAACCGGATGTCCAGGTTTCATTTGAGGACTATAAGTCGATTCCGCAAGTCCGGGAGCTTTCCGATTCCTGGAAAGCTGAGACAGCGTCGTTCGTTCAAACATGGACAGAGAAGCTTGAACAAGAACTTGTGAGCGTTCCGTGGAGTGATGGACGTTACAGCAAAGGGGAAATCCTGCGGCACGTGATCGCTCATGAGATTCACCACATGGGGCAATTATCGGTGTGGGTAAGGGAACTCGGCTTTCAACCGGTATCGGCCAATTTTATTGGACGGGGGTTGCAAAGATAG
- a CDS encoding WIAG-tail domain, whose product MAKSRKGNSPKGRKPLFYVDNPNASELKWLDELKKKPAAQRAGEKKTVQVHAFAPVLEPEIQSQPQAEPQPEPQQQQQPHFQLQTPPQQLREEAFSTVFEAVDISKTSDAAESAAETDKVEQIAKETELPASKEAELPEELPKLDSASKEEIAEERRLPDQPQPFVFTDDIADNAITTDKIAHGAVDAFRLKAGSVVTQTIADFAVESIKITDGAIVSSKIASESITSDHLAKNAISGSKIRDRSITGEKLRDNSITSEKLADRTISADKLAEGSIEAKHLKPFTITTEMLDDQSVTTSKLKSGTIRTENIANDAIHTSKIADGSVTRSKLRDQSVTSEKIGLGAIESVHLKPGLLLAEHVAAGVLLGKHLAPGEITANHLAEGAVGSRVLGQAAVTGPAIAEGAVGSAHLQERSVKGNHLALNELGAEHLADLAVTSPKIADMAVSTIKLVDHAVTASKIADQSITTTKLADDSVQGKHLGRASVSSDKIAPNSIEEGHITPGSVGPKQLAAGSVQTGHLADGLVTERKLAAKAVQQEHLADGSVGRAQLANESVSESKLTPGSVSGKKIAENAVGTKHLADEAITFHKISPGAIRSYHLSPGAVTEETVSSEAISSHHLQPGLVKSAHLADLAVGTESLQDGAVKSQKLANGAVTERHLAAGAVYSHHLADHVVNSLKLSPDCVSTDKLTDLAVTTSKLADGSVTSAKLAIGAVTGQQLAPQLVGSEHLAPGVVKAGHLAEQTVNARHLAAGAVGSDAIADGAVTAVKLAAGAIEGNHLAEEAIDSRHLSEQSVLGVHLGVDSVREMHLSREAVTEDKLAGGSVGSLHLQKGAIGSQSIQDKAILTTHVSPGAIGTEQLADSSVGSLQLKNESVLLQHLSENAVGTDQLADGAVTGSKLAPVTVSGEHILLETIAGKHLRAESIQGYHIRKGSITHVHLAGELMAFDKFPDGVIHGSKIKPGTIGAGHIIQGSIDVDHLAPGSVSTGHLQEGSVTLDKIAERSITTAHIIPGSVDSLALADSAVTSAKLASGAVVAESLQDGAVTEAKLAAGAVGVDSLQDSAVTSAKLASDSVGAESLQDGAVTEAKLAAGAVGTESLKDGAVTGAKLAVGAVKAESLRDGAVTGAKLAAGAVGVESLQDGAVTGAKLAAGAVKAESLRDGAVTVTKLAAGAVGAKTLQDGAVTEAKLAAGAVSTESLQDGAVTEAKLAAGAVSTETLQDGAVTEAKLAAGAVSTESLQDCAVTEAKLASGAVSTESLQDGAVTEAKLASGVVSAETLQDGAVTEAKLAAGAVSTESLQDGAVTEAKLAAGAVSTETLQDGAVTEAKLAAGAVGADSLQEGAVSQNKIAIRSITAAHFIPGSVESEALADRAVTSAKLSAGAVSTESLQDGVVTSTKLAAGAVSAESLQDGIVTGTKLAAGAVSRESLQDGVVSSAKLAAGAVSVESLQDGIVTSAKLAAGAVSTESLQDGAVTEAKLAAGAVSAETLQDGAVTEAKLAAGAVSTESLQDGAVTEAKLAAGAVSAETLQDGAVTEAKLAAGAVGADSLQEGAVSQNKIAIRSITAAHFIPGSVESEALADRAVTSAKLSAGAVNAESLQDGVVSSAKLAAGAVSVESLQDGVVTSAKLAAGAVSVESLQEGAVTETKLAAGAVSVESLQDGAVTETKLAAGAVSAVTLQDGAVTETKLAPGAVRADSLQDGAVTKAKLAVGAVSTETLQDGAVTGTKLALGAVSGETLQDGTVTEAKLAVGAVSTESLQDGAVTLGKIAVRSVTTAHLIPGSIESDSLQDGAVTIDKLAAGAVGTEALQDGAVTAEKLAPGLLQQSLLSDSLLAEGAVSNENLADAAVTVDKIAQEAVSADKIAQGAVTAEKIAQGAVTADKLAHGSITVDHLAPDVIPSLIPVEISGAELEDGTISVEKLDFTPITTIKQTAAVFQQFGLTPYNLSGQAEQLDVTLIFDEPFVNDSYVFVATTDQPSCFAVIKTKTPSAIQLTVVRTRISPEPKGFINWIAIGLK is encoded by the coding sequence ATGGCGAAGAGCAGAAAAGGGAACAGCCCCAAAGGGCGAAAACCGTTATTTTACGTGGATAATCCGAATGCTTCGGAGTTGAAATGGCTCGACGAGTTGAAAAAAAAACCTGCAGCTCAGCGCGCGGGTGAGAAAAAAACGGTACAGGTGCATGCTTTTGCTCCGGTTCTGGAGCCTGAGATTCAGTCCCAGCCTCAGGCGGAGCCTCAACCGGAACCTCAGCAGCAGCAGCAGCCTCACTTTCAGCTTCAAACTCCGCCGCAGCAGCTGCGGGAGGAGGCGTTTTCGACCGTTTTTGAGGCGGTAGACATCTCCAAAACCTCCGACGCCGCTGAATCGGCAGCGGAGACAGACAAGGTTGAACAAATTGCCAAAGAGACCGAGCTGCCGGCCAGTAAGGAGGCTGAACTGCCGGAAGAGCTGCCGAAACTTGATTCGGCGAGCAAGGAAGAAATTGCCGAGGAGCGGCGTTTGCCGGATCAACCTCAGCCGTTTGTGTTCACCGACGATATCGCGGACAATGCGATCACGACAGACAAAATTGCGCATGGTGCGGTCGATGCGTTTCGGCTGAAAGCCGGTTCTGTCGTCACGCAGACGATTGCCGATTTTGCGGTAGAAAGCATCAAAATCACGGACGGTGCGATCGTTTCGTCCAAAATAGCTTCAGAATCGATTACCAGCGATCATTTGGCCAAAAACGCTATTTCCGGGTCGAAAATTCGCGACCGGTCGATTACGGGGGAGAAGCTGCGCGATAACAGCATCACCTCGGAGAAGCTCGCCGACCGGACGATCAGCGCCGATAAGCTTGCTGAAGGCTCCATCGAGGCGAAGCATCTGAAGCCGTTTACGATAACCACAGAGATGCTTGACGATCAATCAGTTACAACAAGCAAACTAAAGAGCGGCACGATTCGCACTGAAAATATCGCCAACGATGCGATTCATACATCCAAAATAGCGGATGGCTCGGTGACGAGGTCTAAGCTGCGCGACCAATCGGTCACCAGCGAGAAAATCGGCTTGGGCGCCATCGAATCCGTACACCTTAAACCCGGACTGCTGCTCGCCGAGCATGTTGCCGCAGGTGTGCTGCTGGGAAAGCATTTGGCCCCGGGCGAAATCACCGCAAACCATTTAGCCGAAGGAGCGGTCGGGTCAAGAGTGCTGGGGCAAGCAGCGGTCACCGGACCGGCAATCGCGGAGGGAGCCGTCGGATCGGCGCATCTGCAGGAAAGGTCCGTAAAAGGAAATCACCTCGCATTAAATGAGCTCGGTGCTGAGCATTTGGCAGACTTAGCCGTTACATCGCCGAAGATCGCCGATATGGCGGTTTCAACGATTAAGCTTGTCGACCATGCAGTCACCGCTTCCAAAATAGCCGATCAAAGCATTACAACCACGAAGCTTGCGGACGATTCGGTGCAGGGGAAACATCTGGGCCGTGCGAGCGTAAGCTCGGATAAAATTGCTCCTAACAGCATCGAAGAGGGGCATATCACTCCCGGTTCGGTCGGACCCAAACAGCTTGCCGCCGGAAGTGTGCAAACCGGTCATTTGGCCGACGGCCTGGTTACAGAACGTAAGCTAGCCGCGAAAGCCGTTCAGCAGGAGCATCTTGCCGACGGGTCGGTAGGCCGGGCGCAGCTGGCGAACGAATCGGTCAGTGAAAGTAAGCTCACTCCCGGCAGCGTAAGCGGCAAGAAAATAGCCGAAAATGCGGTAGGTACGAAGCATTTGGCAGATGAAGCGATCACCTTTCATAAAATATCGCCGGGAGCGATTCGTTCTTATCATTTGTCACCTGGCGCGGTTACCGAGGAAACAGTATCCAGCGAGGCGATCAGTTCGCACCATTTGCAGCCGGGCCTGGTTAAATCCGCACACCTTGCGGATCTTGCGGTCGGCACCGAATCATTGCAGGACGGAGCGGTAAAATCGCAAAAGCTTGCAAACGGAGCGGTTACGGAGAGACATCTGGCGGCAGGAGCTGTTTATTCTCATCACTTGGCAGATCATGTCGTTAATTCGCTCAAGCTATCCCCCGATTGCGTTTCTACCGATAAGCTGACTGACTTGGCGGTGACCACAAGCAAGCTTGCCGACGGCAGTGTGACATCCGCAAAGCTGGCAATAGGAGCGGTTACGGGCCAACAGCTTGCCCCGCAACTAGTCGGCAGCGAGCATCTGGCTCCGGGAGTTGTCAAAGCTGGCCATCTTGCGGAACAGACTGTTAATGCCCGTCATCTTGCCGCCGGCGCTGTTGGCAGCGATGCGATAGCAGACGGAGCGGTAACGGCAGTTAAGCTGGCCGCCGGTGCGATTGAAGGCAATCACCTTGCGGAAGAAGCCATTGACAGCCGGCATTTGTCGGAGCAATCGGTGCTTGGCGTTCATCTTGGCGTCGATAGCGTACGTGAGATGCATCTGAGCCGCGAGGCCGTTACTGAGGATAAATTGGCTGGCGGCAGTGTCGGCAGCCTTCATTTGCAAAAAGGCGCCATAGGTTCGCAATCCATACAGGATAAGGCGATTCTTACCACACATGTCTCACCGGGTGCAATTGGCACAGAGCAGCTGGCCGATTCGTCCGTAGGCAGCTTGCAGCTGAAGAACGAAAGCGTCCTTCTCCAACATTTAAGCGAGAACGCCGTCGGCACCGATCAGCTTGCGGACGGCGCAGTAACAGGCTCCAAGCTGGCTCCGGTGACAGTTAGCGGCGAGCATATTCTGCTCGAGACGATTGCGGGAAAACATTTGCGGGCTGAATCCATTCAAGGCTACCATATCCGTAAAGGATCGATCACGCATGTGCATCTGGCCGGAGAATTGATGGCGTTTGATAAATTCCCGGATGGCGTCATTCACGGCAGCAAAATTAAACCGGGGACAATCGGAGCCGGGCACATTATCCAAGGCAGCATAGACGTTGATCACTTGGCGCCCGGTTCCGTAAGCACGGGGCACCTGCAGGAAGGCTCGGTGACCCTGGACAAAATCGCGGAGCGATCGATCACGACGGCACATATTATTCCCGGATCCGTCGACAGCTTAGCACTCGCGGACAGCGCTGTTACGAGCGCTAAGCTGGCTTCAGGCGCGGTAGTTGCAGAGTCGCTGCAGGATGGCGCGGTGACGGAAGCGAAGCTTGCCGCAGGTGCGGTAGGAGTGGATTCGCTTCAGGACAGCGCTGTTACGAGCGCAAAGCTGGCTTCAGATTCGGTAGGAGCAGAGTCGCTGCAGGATGGCGCGGTAACGGAAGCGAAGCTGGCCGCAGGCGCGGTAGGAACGGAGTCGCTGAAGGACGGCGCGGTGACGGGAGCGAAGCTGGCCGTAGGCGCGGTTAAAGCGGAGTCGCTGCGAGACGGCGCGGTGACAGGAGCGAAGCTGGCCGCAGGCGCGGTAGGAGTGGAGTCACTGCAGGACGGCGCGGTGACGGGAGCGAAACTGGCCGCAGGCGCGGTTAAAGCAGAGTCGCTGCGGGACGGTGCAGTGACGGTAACGAAGCTGGCCGCAGGTGCGGTAGGAGCGAAGACGCTGCAGGACGGCGCAGTGACGGAAGCGAAGCTGGCGGCTGGCGCAGTGAGCACGGAGTCGCTGCAGGATGGTGCGGTGACGGAAGCGAAGCTGGCGGCAGGCGCGGTGAGCACGGAGACGCTGCAGGACGGCGCAGTGACGGAAGCGAAGCTGGCGGCAGGCGCGGTGAGCACGGAGTCGCTGCAGGATTGTGCGGTGACGGAAGCGAAGCTGGCGTCAGGCGCAGTGAGCACGGAGTCGCTGCAGGATGGTGCGGTGACGGAAGCGAAGCTGGCGTCAGGCGTGGTGAGCGCGGAGACGCTGCAGGACGGCGCAGTGACGGAAGCGAAGCTGGCGGCAGGCGCGGTGAGCACGGAGTCGCTGCAGGACGGCGCAGTGACGGAAGCGAAGCTGGCAGCAGGCGCGGTGAGCACGGAGACGCTGCAGGACGGCGCAGTGACGGAAGCGAAGCTGGCGGCAGGCGCTGTAGGAGCGGATTCGCTGCAGGAGGGCGCAGTCTCCCAAAATAAAATCGCGATACGGTCAATAACGGCTGCACACTTTATTCCCGGATCCGTCGAGAGCGAAGCGCTTGCGGACCGAGCTGTTACGAGTGCGAAACTGTCGGCGGGAGCGGTGAGCACGGAATCGCTGCAGGACGGCGTTGTTACGAGTACGAAGCTGGCGGCCGGTGCGGTTAGCGCGGAATCGCTTCAAGATGGCATTGTAACGGGCACGAAGCTGGCGGCAGGCGCGGTGAGCAGGGAATCGCTGCAGGACGGCGTTGTTTCAAGTGCGAAGCTGGCGGCAGGTGCAGTGAGCGTGGAATCGCTGCAGGATGGCATTGTAACGAGCGCGAAGCTGGCGGCAGGCGCGGTGAGCACGGAGTCGCTGCAGGACGGCGCGGTGACGGAAGCGAAGCTGGCGGCAGGCGCGGTTAGCGCAGAGACGCTGCAGGATGGCGCGGTGACGGAAGCGAAGCTGGCGGCAGGCGCGGTGAGCACGGAGTCGCTGCAGGACGGCGCGGTGACGGAAGCGAAGCTGGCGGCAGGCGCGGTTAGCGCAGAGACGCTGCAGGATGGCGCGGTGACGGAAGCGAAGCTGGCGGCAGGCGCGGTAGGAGCGGATTCGCTGCAGGAAGGCGCGGTCTCCCAAAATAAAATCGCGATACGGTCAATAACGGCTGCGCACTTTATTCCCGGATCCGTCGAGAGCGAAGCGCTTGCGGACCGAGCTGTTACGAGTGCGAAACTGTCGGCGGGAGCGGTTAACGCGGAATCGCTGCAGGACGGCGTTGTTTCAAGCGCGAAGCTGGCGGCCGGTGCAGTGAGCGTGGAATCGCTGCAGGACGGCGTTGTTACGAGTGCGAAGCTGGCCGCAGGCGCAGTGAGCGTGGAATCGCTGCAGGAAGGCGCAGTGACGGAAACGAAGCTGGCCGCAGGCGCGGTGAGCGTGGAATCGCTGCAGGATGGCGCAGTGACGGAAACGAAGCTGGCCGCAGGCGCGGTTAGCGCGGTGACGCTGCAGGATGGTGCGGTTACGGAAACGAAGCTGGCCCCAGGCGCGGTACGCGCGGACTCACTGCAGGATGGCGCGGTAACGAAAGCGAAGCTCGCAGTGGGAGCAGTTAGCACCGAGACGCTGCAGGATGGCGCGGTGACAGGAACGAAGCTAGCTCTAGGCGCGGTTAGTGGAGAGACGCTGCAGGATGGCACGGTAACGGAAGCGAAGCTCGCGGTGGGAGCAGTTAGCACCGAGTCGCTGCAGGACGGGGCGGTAACTCTCGGTAAGATTGCGGTACGCTCGGTAACGACTGCACATTTGATTCCCGGTTCGATCGAGAGCGATTCTTTGCAGGATGGCGCAGTAACCATTGATAAACTCGCCGCTGGCGCAGTCGGTACGGAAGCGCTGCAGGACGGTGCGGTAACGGCGGAAAAATTAGCGCCCGGACTGCTCCAGCAGTCTCTCTTATCCGATTCATTGCTCGCAGAAGGCGCGGTGTCGAACGAGAATTTGGCAGATGCCGCGGTCACAGTCGATAAAATAGCGCAGGAAGCGGTCTCAGCCGATAAAATAGCGCAGGGAGCGGTCACAGCCGAAAAAATAGCACAGGGAGCGGTCACAGCTGATAAACTAGCGCATGGATCGATAACTGTGGACCATTTAGCGCCGGACGTCATTCCCTCATTAATACCGGTTGAAATCAGCGGCGCAGAGCTCGAGGATGGAACCATAAGCGTCGAAAAGCTTGATTTTACGCCAATTACAACAATCAAGCAGACGGCTGCCGTTTTCCAGCAATTCGGTCTGACACCGTACAATTTGTCCGGTCAAGCCGAGCAGTTGGATGTAACGCTCATTTTCGACGAACCTTTCGTAAACGATTCATATGTTTTCGTTGCTACTACAGATCAACCATCCTGCTTTGCCGTCATCAAAACAAAAACGCCTTCCGCCATCCAGCTTACGGTTGTGCGGACGCGGATCAGCCCCGAACCTAAAGGGTTCATTAACTGGATTGCGATAGGTCTCAAATAA
- a CDS encoding glycosyltransferase has translation MVPVMNERRTIGRVIREAQRIHESTEVIVVVNGSTDGSAAIARRSGARVIEYAEPLGHDVGRSIGASSANGRVLLFIDGDMIIPAGALKPFVQAVLSGETDVALNNYSGPTNKPVVHSVVLAKHALNALLNRPDLNGTSMTAVPHAISRKALETIGVDALSVPPLAHAKAVQLGLRVAPVRRINVGKLNLPRVGRERTNPLELLIVGDHLEAIDWMISQNSGSEGSADWPRKQDMTR, from the coding sequence ATTGTTCCGGTAATGAATGAGAGGCGAACGATCGGCCGTGTTATCCGCGAAGCTCAGCGTATTCATGAAAGCACGGAGGTTATCGTAGTCGTTAACGGCTCGACCGACGGTTCTGCTGCTATCGCCAGACGAAGCGGCGCGCGCGTCATCGAATACGCGGAGCCGCTTGGTCATGATGTCGGACGCAGCATCGGGGCTTCTTCGGCGAACGGCCGGGTGCTTCTCTTTATCGATGGCGATATGATTATTCCCGCGGGGGCGCTCAAGCCTTTCGTTCAAGCCGTTCTGTCGGGAGAAACTGACGTTGCGCTGAACAATTATTCCGGGCCGACGAATAAACCGGTCGTTCACAGCGTCGTCCTTGCAAAGCACGCGCTTAACGCGCTTCTTAACCGGCCGGATTTGAACGGCACATCGATGACGGCGGTGCCGCATGCGATAAGCCGAAAGGCACTTGAAACGATTGGGGTAGATGCGCTTTCCGTACCGCCTCTCGCGCATGCCAAAGCGGTACAGCTCGGACTTCGCGTTGCACCTGTCCGCCGCATTAATGTCGGCAAGCTGAATCTGCCGCGTGTCGGGCGGGAGCGGACGAATCCACTCGAGCTGCTCATTGTCGGCGATCATTTGGAAGCAATTGATTGGATGATAAGTCAAAACAGCGGATCTGAAGGCTCCGCGGATTGGCCGCGAAAACAGGACATGACGAGGTGA